TATCATTCCTTCCATTTAGAATACGTTCGATACAATAGTAATTCTTTCTAACTTTTATAAATCCTTCTTTTATGTCTCCTGAGTCGAAGTTGCCACCTCCCAAGTTCAGCATGTTGTTGACCGACTTGGCTTGGTTTTCGCCCGAGTTCCGGCGGGACAAGGAACCTGTCCCTATGTCCCGCTGTATTATTCCGAAATTATTGACAATTTTAATATTGTTGCTGTAATGTTATATGAAAACGCTTTTAAAGGTAAAAAGTTACTATTAATTCATATTAATTGGGGTGATGGAATGAGCATGGTACAAGCAGATTTAGTTATTACAAATGGCGGAATATTGACTCTTGATCAGGACAATAACAGGGCGGGTTCTGTGGCTGTTAAGGATGGCCGCATTACTGGGATCTGGCAGGAATCTGAGCCTCCAAAAAACGAAGTAAGCATAACAGGGCAAACACAAGTCATTGATTTGGATGGGGCAACGTTAATTCCCGGATTTATCGATACACATAACCACATCTCAGCCTATGCCAGGATGAAAAGTTTCCTTAATTGCAGTACACCTCCAAATCGGAATATCGCGGACATTTTATCTTCTGTGCAGAAAAGATGCGAAAGAACGCAAAAAGGGGAGTGGATAAACGGATTCGGCTATGATGATACGATGCTTGAGGAAGCTCGTCACATAACGAAAGAAGAATTGGATAGTGTATCACCGGATCATCCGATTTTCATTTCGCACATTTCCGGGCATTCGGCGATTGCGAATTCCTTAGCATTTGAAAAAGCAGGAATTGATGAAAGTGTGTCTGATTCACAGGGTGGTTATTTTGGCCGGGATGATAATGGCCAGCTGAATGGTGTTATTTTTGAAAGTTTAGCAATGGAACGTTTCACTAAAAAGATCCCAGAGCCAACAAAAGAGGATCTGCTGGAACAGTTTGACGAAGCGGCACAGGATTATTTGGCACATGGCATCACGATGAATACGGATTCTGCGGTGGGGATGTCAGGTGATGCTGAGAAAGAAATCGATGTTCATATGGAAGCCTCATTACGCGGGATAAACCCAATGCGTTCACAATTAATGATTGTGCATAAACTGCTGCAAAAAAACGGCTTGTTTGGCGATTATACGGCAAAGCAGCTGGACCAGGAACTGTCCGACCGGTCAAATGGCCGGGTGAAACTGGATAGTGCTAAGTTATTTCAGGATGGATCCATCCAAGCATTAACAAGCGCACTCAGGGAGCCTTATTATTGTGATAAACAGAAAAGCGGACAGCTTTTCCATGACCAAAAGGCATTTAATGAAGAGTTGGCGGATTTACATACACGTGGTTTCCGCATAGCGATTCACGGAAATGGTGACCGTGCCATCGGTTCTATCATTGATGGATATGCCCATGCACTCGACGCTGAACCGCGTGCAGATCACAGGCACCGGATTGAACATGTGCAAACGGGAACAAAGCAAGATATAGAGAAAATGGGCAACTTAGGGGTTGCAGGTTCCTTTTTTATCAACCATGTCTATTATTGGGGAGAAAGGCATAAACGTCTATTTCTTGGGCCTGATCGTGCAAGTAGAATTAGTCCATTGGCAGATGCAGTGGAACATAATTTGCTGTTTACCCTGCATTCTGACTGCCCAATCACCCCAATTTCGCCACTGTTCTCCGTCTGGGCTGCTGTGAATCGGTTGACCCGGGAAGGGGAAGTTCTTGGAGCTGAACAGCGGATTGATGTGGTGACTGCATTAAAATCGATGACGATATACGGGGCATATTTAAATTTTGACGAAGCAAACGCGGGGAGTATTGAGGTTGGAAAACGGGCGGATTTTGCTGTGCTGGAAGCTGATCCGACCAAGGTGGATCCTAAGGAAATCAAGGATATCAAGGTGCAGGGAACGTTTGTTGACGGGGAAATGGTTTATCGTAAAGAAGGTGTGGTAACGGAATAACATTGTTCTTTTCATCACATGCAGACAATGAAGTGTAATGAAAATGGATGACCAGTTATCTTCATGGTGCTGGTCTTCCATGCATTGGCAGAATGGAGTGCCGGATCAAGGCAGGACATAAGCAGAAATATAACGTATGAAACGTTTCATGGTGTGTCTAAGGTTATATTATAAAAATTTGGAGGAGTTCAGCTTGAATTTTATTGATGGAGCAAATAAAGCGATGGTGTCTGGTGACAATATAGGCTTGAGGAATCAGCTTGTAAGTAAAATCAATAACTTCCATTTACTATGTGTGTATGACGGTGAAACGAGACTGAACAGCAGAAATCATTTAAAGAGCCTCGCGCATGATATACTCCGGGGTGAAAAGGAAGATATGCCAATTTTTGGCGGCAGTACAGAGGCGGAAACGTTTTTTGTCTGGGAAGATACGTATCAGGAAAACAGCAAGTTATTTTTTAAACTCCGTCGGACGGCAAGGGACGACTTGATTTTTCGGATTTCAGTCAGACTTGCTGCTTATTTTCTCAAGGAATATTCAACTTTTATCAGCACTTCCATATCACGTCATCCCCAATTTCAAAATAAAGATTTATTGGATACTGCCATAACAAAGCTGGAAAATCTGTTAAGAAACAGTACATTTTTGGCTGAAGATGTAACCTGGGATAATTTTTGCCGATGGTTTAAATATAACCTGACGGAACAGGTGCTTGATGATATGGAACGAACAATGGGCCGTAATGAATTACAGGGCTTAAAAGATGCGGACCTGAATAATCAGTTCTATCATCATATAACGAAGCAGCTGCAAATCGACTCAGATTTTATCAGTAATTTTACTAGCAACACAGAACAATACCTCCAGCAATGGTTCCAGCAAGTTATTTCTTCCATTGACGCGGACCGTGTTTCCGTTAGTGAAATGGGTACTTTTCTAGAAGTGAACCGCACCGACTTTCCAGATCAGAGCAAATACCCATTGAAAATGAATGTCCCCCTTGCCCTGACGGATCAAGATAATTTAACGGTTTTAAGTAATGCTGCCTATCAATCCGTCCGGGAAGTAATATCTAATAAGTGTTTTGCAGAGTCTGTGTACAGCCCTTGGCCAACAGCGTATATCAGCAAGAAAACAATTGAGGGTACCATCCAAATCGTACCATTTGGCCATGAACAGAAGAATGATCAAGTAGAAAATCCTAAATCAAGGGAACTGACCAATGAAATATCGGAGTTAGCTGTTGATGTGATTGATGCGCTCTGCAGTTTCTTTCTCGCTAATTCAGAACACCGGCATGATATGGTTGAGATTAAACTGCGGGATTTATTGATGATTCGCGGGTTGAAAGCAAAGCTTAGTGGAAATGGGAGACGCGGCGGATTTGAAAAAGGGCAGGTCGATCAAATTTTGAAGTCCTTATCAATCGTACAAAGTTTATGGGTGAATTTTTCCAAGGCGGTTGTCTATGAAAAAAGAAAGCCTGTACAGGTAAATCTTGAAGGACGTACATTTCGCTTTTTCAATCAGGCAGGAAAGGAATGTGATGTCAGGGAAATGGCACTGGAGAAAAAGCTGAAATTTACGGTTGGGGAAGTATTTGCCAAATATCTGGTTAGATCCGGAAGACAAACGGCACTTCTTCCAATTAAGACACTGCAATATAATCCGCGCCAGGAGGAATGGGAAAAGAAACTTATCCGGTATTTAAGCTGGCGATGGAGAACACAGGCCAAGAAAGGGGATTATCTGAAACCGCATAAGGTAAGCAGTTTGTTGCGTGCAATTGGTAAGGAAATCAACACACGAACACCATCACGCACGAGAGACAGATTTGAGCAAGCCCTTGACAAACTGCAGGATGATAACCTTATTAAAGCATGGGAATATGAGGAATGGGATGAGTCCATTGCTGCCAAAAACAGCTGGTCCCGTTTATGGAGAAATACAAAGGTTATCATTAATCCACCGCAAGCTGTCAAGGAACAATACCAGCTGATTGCGGGAAATTCACCAACATCCGGAAAATTTTTCGGTCAACAGAAGCTAACACCTATCGATCCGTACGATCAGCTCGGAAGCCAATTAAAAACCTTTCGAAAAAAATTAGGATTGACCCTGGTGCAGGCAGCGACAGAATTGGAATTATCTACTTCCTACCTCAGTACAATTGAAAGAGGAGTAAAAATACCTTCCCAAAAGGTGATGAGACAAATTGAAGCCTGGATTCACGGGTGAAAAATTTATCCTCTGTTCACTAACAATAAGCACTCAGTAAATGTTCGCTTTATTCAACTGAGTGGAAAAGATGGTTCACTTATCTTCATGGCAACTAATGCATGAAGATTTTTTTATGGTCATTTGTAACCTTTGTCGTGGTTAATCTGTGCCGTTGTCGCGGTTTATTTTCACGTAAAAATCATAATCATGTTTAGTAAATCCATTAATAGCACAGGTTCAGCGAGGTAAAGTGTAAAATTTCACACCCTGATAATTAAAGTATTTAGAGTGAATTTATTTTTAAAATTTATTTAGTTGATAACGTATAATAACTCCCAAAGTTAAAAAGGGGTGATGGAAGTGGCCGTTAAAGATAGCAGGGTGCTTGGGTCGATGCTTAAACCCGAGACAGTAGCTATACTGGGTGCATCCAGTAATAAAAATAAGCTTGGTTATTTGCAGGTAAAGGCACTATTGGATGGCGGTTTTCAAGGAGATATTTATCCCATTAATCCGAATGCAGATATGATTGAAGGGCTGCGTTGTTATCATTCATTGGCTGATGTGCCGAAGCAGGTAGATTTAGCGGTCTTTTGTGTAAGCGCTGCCAACGCAGAAGAATGCCTAATGGATTGTGCAAAAAATAAGGTCA
This Virgibacillus phasianinus DNA region includes the following protein-coding sequences:
- a CDS encoding helix-turn-helix domain-containing protein, coding for MNFIDGANKAMVSGDNIGLRNQLVSKINNFHLLCVYDGETRLNSRNHLKSLAHDILRGEKEDMPIFGGSTEAETFFVWEDTYQENSKLFFKLRRTARDDLIFRISVRLAAYFLKEYSTFISTSISRHPQFQNKDLLDTAITKLENLLRNSTFLAEDVTWDNFCRWFKYNLTEQVLDDMERTMGRNELQGLKDADLNNQFYHHITKQLQIDSDFISNFTSNTEQYLQQWFQQVISSIDADRVSVSEMGTFLEVNRTDFPDQSKYPLKMNVPLALTDQDNLTVLSNAAYQSVREVISNKCFAESVYSPWPTAYISKKTIEGTIQIVPFGHEQKNDQVENPKSRELTNEISELAVDVIDALCSFFLANSEHRHDMVEIKLRDLLMIRGLKAKLSGNGRRGGFEKGQVDQILKSLSIVQSLWVNFSKAVVYEKRKPVQVNLEGRTFRFFNQAGKECDVREMALEKKLKFTVGEVFAKYLVRSGRQTALLPIKTLQYNPRQEEWEKKLIRYLSWRWRTQAKKGDYLKPHKVSSLLRAIGKEINTRTPSRTRDRFEQALDKLQDDNLIKAWEYEEWDESIAAKNSWSRLWRNTKVIINPPQAVKEQYQLIAGNSPTSGKFFGQQKLTPIDPYDQLGSQLKTFRKKLGLTLVQAATELELSTSYLSTIERGVKIPSQKVMRQIEAWIHG
- a CDS encoding amidohydrolase, with product MSMVQADLVITNGGILTLDQDNNRAGSVAVKDGRITGIWQESEPPKNEVSITGQTQVIDLDGATLIPGFIDTHNHISAYARMKSFLNCSTPPNRNIADILSSVQKRCERTQKGEWINGFGYDDTMLEEARHITKEELDSVSPDHPIFISHISGHSAIANSLAFEKAGIDESVSDSQGGYFGRDDNGQLNGVIFESLAMERFTKKIPEPTKEDLLEQFDEAAQDYLAHGITMNTDSAVGMSGDAEKEIDVHMEASLRGINPMRSQLMIVHKLLQKNGLFGDYTAKQLDQELSDRSNGRVKLDSAKLFQDGSIQALTSALREPYYCDKQKSGQLFHDQKAFNEELADLHTRGFRIAIHGNGDRAIGSIIDGYAHALDAEPRADHRHRIEHVQTGTKQDIEKMGNLGVAGSFFINHVYYWGERHKRLFLGPDRASRISPLADAVEHNLLFTLHSDCPITPISPLFSVWAAVNRLTREGEVLGAEQRIDVVTALKSMTIYGAYLNFDEANAGSIEVGKRADFAVLEADPTKVDPKEIKDIKVQGTFVDGEMVYRKEGVVTE